The proteins below come from a single Oncorhynchus keta strain PuntledgeMale-10-30-2019 chromosome 32, Oket_V2, whole genome shotgun sequence genomic window:
- the LOC118365567 gene encoding ankyrin repeat domain-containing protein 54-like isoform X1, translating into MDGWSPIVARASDDERSSSEGEYTVETGPKEAEEKGGELKIHDERVDGGAAEGFGITGFGEGTVRLSRTGQTAEQELRYLHLLWEPSRVGSGAGVASSKPGKVTGCRARRQGRARRIVGPIGKDIYAVKRFREAANGNDIDTVRRLLQEDVDPCAADDKGRTALHFSSCNGNESIVQLLLSYGADPNQRDGLGNTPLHLAACTNHVPVITTLLRGGEKPYGMKAHGHTYCTPANNNLLMLCFCSGARVDALDRAGRTPLHLARSKLNILQEGDSRSIETLRGEVTQIIQMLREYLNVMGQSEARERLDHISTQLQHTRTKEQVDEVTDLLASFTSLSLQKQNLGDR; encoded by the exons ATGGACGGGTGGAGTCCAATTGTTGCAAGAGCTTCTGACGATGAACGTTCAAGCTCCGAGGGTGAATACACGGTGGAGACTGGACCAAAAGAAGCGGAGGAGAAAGGGGGTGAACTAAAGATACATGATGAGAGGGTGGATGGAGGTGCTGCTGAGGGATTTGGGATAACTGGCTTTGGAGAGGGCACCGTGAGATTGAGTCGTACAGGACAGACCGCTGAACAAGAACTTCGGTACCTCCACTTGCTATGGGAACCCAGTCGAGTTGGGTCAGGGGCGGGTGTGGCGAGCAGCAAACCCGGGAAGGTGACAGGGTGTAGAGCGAGGCGACAAGGGAGAGCCCGGCGAATTGTGGGGCCCATTGGAAAAGATATTTATG CGGTGAAGAGGTTTCGAGAGGCTGCCAATGGCAACGACATTGATACAG TGCGCAGGCTTCTTCAAGAAGACGTAGACCCTTGTGCAGCAGATGACAAAGGAAGAACagccctccacttctcctcctgTAATGGCAACGAGAGCATTG TGCAACTTCTTCTGAGCTACGGCGCTGACCCTAACCAGCGGGATGGCCTTGGGAACACCCCTCTCCATCTGG CGGCCTGTACCAATCACGTGCCTGTAATCACCACATTGCTGAGAGGAGGTGAGAAGCCATACGGTATGAAGGCACATggacatacatactgtacacctgcTAATAATAACTTGTTAATGTTGTGTTTCTGTTCAGGCGCACGTGTGGATGCCCTAGACCGAGCAGGAAGGACCCCCCTGCACCTGGCACGCTCCAAACTCAACATCCTGCAGGAAGGAGACTCGAGGAGTATAGAAACTCTTAGAGGGGAGGTCACACAG ATCATTCAGATGCTGAGGGAGTACCTGAATGTGATGGGACAGAGTGAGGCCAGAGAGAGACTGGATCATATCTCAACACAGTTGCAGCACACACGCACCAAAGAACAG GTTGATGAGGTAACCGACTTGCTGGCCAGCTTCACGTCACTCAGTCTACAGAAGCAGAATTTGGGGGATAGGTAG
- the hmox1a gene encoding heme oxygenase 1a: METVNSGQKDDMQNPGRDLSEQIKAATKEIHVRAENTQLMLSYQKGQITLPQYKLLLCSLYEIYKALEGEMDRNASHPGVAPIYFPQELARLETLERDLEHFFGQEWQKRVIIPAATHRYTQRLRKIGEGNPKLLVAHAYTRYLGDLSGGQILGKITQKSIGLSSGEGLSFFSFPGVSSPNRFKQLYRSRMNSIELTKEERDGVLEEAIMAFELNIQVFNDLQKMLSVTEEAYGDQEKAETPATIPSLSIMQLSLGICVALATVGMGIYVF, encoded by the exons ATGGAGACAGTCAACTCGGGACAGAAAGATGATATGCAGAACCCTGGCAG ggATTTGTCAGAACAGATAAAAGCAGCGACTAAAGAGATCCATGTCAGGGCAGAAAACACCCAACTGATGCTGAGCTATCAGAAGGGACAAATAACTCTTCCGCAGTACAAG CTTCTTCTGTGTTCCCTCTATGAGATCTACAAAGCACTGGAAGGGGAGATGGACAGAAATGCTTCCCACCCAGGTGTTGCACCGATATACTTCCCCCAGGAACTGGCCCGACTGGAGACACTAGAGAGAGATCTAGAACACTTCTTTGGACAGGAGTGGCAAAAGAGAGTCATCATTCCTGCTGcaacacacagatatacacagagaCTTCGCAAG ATTGGTGAAGGCAATCCTAAATTGCTGGTGGCTCACGCCTACACCCGTTACCTAGGTGACCTGTCAGGAGGACAAATTTTGGGGAAGATTACCCAGAAGTCAATTGGGTTAAGCAGTGGAGAGGGACTGTCGTTTTTCTCCTTCCCTGGAGTGTCAAGCCCTAACCGCTTCAAGCAGCTGTACAGGAGCAGAATGAACAGCATCGAGCTGAccaaggaggagagggatggggtgcTGGAGGAGGCTATCATGGCCTTCGAACTCAACATCCAG GTCTTCAATGATCTACAGAAAATGTTGAGTGTCACAGAGGAAGCTTATG GGGACCAAGAAAAGGCCGAGACGCCAGCTACCATCCCCTCTTTGTCCATCATGCAGTTGTCACTGGGTATTTGTGTTGCTTTAGCAACAGTCGGAATGGGTATCTATGTATTCTAA
- the si:dkeyp-69e1.8 gene encoding GTPase IMAP family member 7 isoform X2: MFRGSKLRLVLLGGTRAGQSAAGNAILGRQAFLTQTASEPAVTQECEKHRGTIAGRWVSVVVAQDWFCSERPPEEVRHHVSSCVALSAPGPHAFLLCVPVDRPADMELRALEALEKVFGPTAVSGHTLVLFTHTDQMVLGQQLDEYIATRRKDLLELVVMCGDRYHSLERRSRGEKDERKSVEELLEKVEQTVKESGVEFYSCPLYQEAEARVREKQAEIVWQRRGEEELNEEVPSSASPPEEELDDEEMAKVREEAERSVHNLNIDTEGIASLSPASSSPSFLLSLWQGLTGWLRRLPKMLRMESLLGAFVGLFVGGPVGRMLGATVGSVATEVGRRKTLKTEKNK; the protein is encoded by the exons ATGTTTCGTGGTTCGA AGCTGAGGCTGGTTCTGCTCGGCGGGACAAGAGCAGGACAGAGTGCAGCTGGAAACGCCATACTGGGCCGCCAGGCTTTCCTTACCCAGACTGCCAGTGAGCCAGCTGTCACTCAAGAATGTGAGAAGCACAGAGGAACCATTGCAGGGAGATGG GTATCAGTAGTAGTCGCCCAAGACTGGTTCTGCTCAGAGCGCCCCCCGGAGGAGGTGAGGCACCATGTCTCCTCTTGCGTGGCCCTGTCGGCACCGGGGCCTCATGCCTTCCTGCTGTGTGTCCCTGTGGACCGGCCGGCTGACATGGAGCTGCGGGCCCTGGAGGCCCTGGAGAAGGTTTTTGGCCCCACTGCAGTCAGTGGACACACTCTGGTCCTCTTCACCCACACAGACCAGATGGTTCTGGGACAACAGCTGGACGAGTACATCGCCACCAGACGCAAAGACCTACTGGAGCTGGTGGTGATGTGTGGAGACCGCTATCACTCtctggagaggaggagtagaggagagaaggatgagaggaagagtgtGGAAGAGCTGCTGGAGAAGGTTGAACAGACTGTAAAAGAGAGCGGGGTGGAGTTCTACAGCTGCCCTCTCTACCAGGAGGCTGAGGCCAGGGTGAGAGAGAAGCAGGCAGAGATAGTGTGgcagagaagaggggaagaggagctAAATGAAGAGGTTCCCTCCTCAGCCTCACCTCCAGAGGAAGAGCTAGACGATGAAGAGATGGCAAAAGttagggaggaggcagagaggagtgTGCACAACCTGAACATAGACACCGAGGGTATTGCCTCTCTTTCTCctgcctcatcctctccctcattTCTCTTGTCCTTGTGGCAGGGATTGACAGGGTGGCTGAGGAGGCTGCCCAAGATGCTGAGGATGGAGTCTCTGCTGGGGGCTTTCGTTGGCCTGTTTGTAGGTGGGCCTGTTGGGCGGATGCTGGGGGCCACTGTGGGCTCAGTAGCCACTGAAGTGGGGAGAaggaagaccctgaagacagaaAAAAACAAATAA
- the LOC118365567 gene encoding ankyrin repeat domain-containing protein 54-like isoform X2 gives MDGWSPIVARASDDERSSSEGEYTVETGPKEAEEKGGELKIHDERVDGGAAEGFGITGFGEGTVRLSRTGQTAEQELRYLHLLWEPSRVGSGAGVASSKPGKVTGCRARRQGRARRIVGPIGKDIYAVKRFREAANGNDIDTVRRLLQEDVDPCAADDKGRTALHFSSCNGNESIVQLLLSYGADPNQRDGLGNTPLHLAACTNHVPVITTLLRGGARVDALDRAGRTPLHLARSKLNILQEGDSRSIETLRGEVTQIIQMLREYLNVMGQSEARERLDHISTQLQHTRTKEQVDEVTDLLASFTSLSLQKQNLGDR, from the exons ATGGACGGGTGGAGTCCAATTGTTGCAAGAGCTTCTGACGATGAACGTTCAAGCTCCGAGGGTGAATACACGGTGGAGACTGGACCAAAAGAAGCGGAGGAGAAAGGGGGTGAACTAAAGATACATGATGAGAGGGTGGATGGAGGTGCTGCTGAGGGATTTGGGATAACTGGCTTTGGAGAGGGCACCGTGAGATTGAGTCGTACAGGACAGACCGCTGAACAAGAACTTCGGTACCTCCACTTGCTATGGGAACCCAGTCGAGTTGGGTCAGGGGCGGGTGTGGCGAGCAGCAAACCCGGGAAGGTGACAGGGTGTAGAGCGAGGCGACAAGGGAGAGCCCGGCGAATTGTGGGGCCCATTGGAAAAGATATTTATG CGGTGAAGAGGTTTCGAGAGGCTGCCAATGGCAACGACATTGATACAG TGCGCAGGCTTCTTCAAGAAGACGTAGACCCTTGTGCAGCAGATGACAAAGGAAGAACagccctccacttctcctcctgTAATGGCAACGAGAGCATTG TGCAACTTCTTCTGAGCTACGGCGCTGACCCTAACCAGCGGGATGGCCTTGGGAACACCCCTCTCCATCTGG CGGCCTGTACCAATCACGTGCCTGTAATCACCACATTGCTGAGAGGAG GCGCACGTGTGGATGCCCTAGACCGAGCAGGAAGGACCCCCCTGCACCTGGCACGCTCCAAACTCAACATCCTGCAGGAAGGAGACTCGAGGAGTATAGAAACTCTTAGAGGGGAGGTCACACAG ATCATTCAGATGCTGAGGGAGTACCTGAATGTGATGGGACAGAGTGAGGCCAGAGAGAGACTGGATCATATCTCAACACAGTTGCAGCACACACGCACCAAAGAACAG GTTGATGAGGTAACCGACTTGCTGGCCAGCTTCACGTCACTCAGTCTACAGAAGCAGAATTTGGGGGATAGGTAG
- the si:dkeyp-69e1.8 gene encoding GTPase IMAP family member 7 isoform X1, translating into MASGPPQTELRLVLLGGTRAGQSAAGNAILGRQAFLTQTASEPAVTQECEKHRGTIAGRWVSVVVAQDWFCSERPPEEVRHHVSSCVALSAPGPHAFLLCVPVDRPADMELRALEALEKVFGPTAVSGHTLVLFTHTDQMVLGQQLDEYIATRRKDLLELVVMCGDRYHSLERRSRGEKDERKSVEELLEKVEQTVKESGVEFYSCPLYQEAEARVREKQAEIVWQRRGEEELNEEVPSSASPPEEELDDEEMAKVREEAERSVHNLNIDTEGIASLSPASSSPSFLLSLWQGLTGWLRRLPKMLRMESLLGAFVGLFVGGPVGRMLGATVGSVATEVGRRKTLKTEKNK; encoded by the exons ATGGCATCAGGTCCCCCACAAACAG AGCTGAGGCTGGTTCTGCTCGGCGGGACAAGAGCAGGACAGAGTGCAGCTGGAAACGCCATACTGGGCCGCCAGGCTTTCCTTACCCAGACTGCCAGTGAGCCAGCTGTCACTCAAGAATGTGAGAAGCACAGAGGAACCATTGCAGGGAGATGG GTATCAGTAGTAGTCGCCCAAGACTGGTTCTGCTCAGAGCGCCCCCCGGAGGAGGTGAGGCACCATGTCTCCTCTTGCGTGGCCCTGTCGGCACCGGGGCCTCATGCCTTCCTGCTGTGTGTCCCTGTGGACCGGCCGGCTGACATGGAGCTGCGGGCCCTGGAGGCCCTGGAGAAGGTTTTTGGCCCCACTGCAGTCAGTGGACACACTCTGGTCCTCTTCACCCACACAGACCAGATGGTTCTGGGACAACAGCTGGACGAGTACATCGCCACCAGACGCAAAGACCTACTGGAGCTGGTGGTGATGTGTGGAGACCGCTATCACTCtctggagaggaggagtagaggagagaaggatgagaggaagagtgtGGAAGAGCTGCTGGAGAAGGTTGAACAGACTGTAAAAGAGAGCGGGGTGGAGTTCTACAGCTGCCCTCTCTACCAGGAGGCTGAGGCCAGGGTGAGAGAGAAGCAGGCAGAGATAGTGTGgcagagaagaggggaagaggagctAAATGAAGAGGTTCCCTCCTCAGCCTCACCTCCAGAGGAAGAGCTAGACGATGAAGAGATGGCAAAAGttagggaggaggcagagaggagtgTGCACAACCTGAACATAGACACCGAGGGTATTGCCTCTCTTTCTCctgcctcatcctctccctcattTCTCTTGTCCTTGTGGCAGGGATTGACAGGGTGGCTGAGGAGGCTGCCCAAGATGCTGAGGATGGAGTCTCTGCTGGGGGCTTTCGTTGGCCTGTTTGTAGGTGGGCCTGTTGGGCGGATGCTGGGGGCCACTGTGGGCTCAGTAGCCACTGAAGTGGGGAGAaggaagaccctgaagacagaaAAAAACAAATAA
- the LOC118364660 gene encoding LOW QUALITY PROTEIN: FAD-dependent oxidoreductase domain-containing protein 2-like (The sequence of the model RefSeq protein was modified relative to this genomic sequence to represent the inferred CDS: inserted 1 base in 1 codon): MSGQSFKREYIILERNCGPGSFFNIYPRHRKLISINKIYTGRRNREFNLRHDWNSLLSDRPDLLLQRVSRELYPDADSFPRYLSMYVKELGLKVQYGVDIGKIRALESESPRGRGYILTDQRGLDYTCRVLLVSTGLWDPQKVQFEGSDLVEGYESIPVDPEEYKDQAVLILGKGNSAFETAQSILGRASRIHLYSPSPVRLAWQTHYVGDVRAVNNELLDTYQLKSLDGLVEGGLEDIAIVRNGEDEKKRSGRKKKCRSSGKEKRGKLFLTLSELLDSLDGKNSSKVTATNLPVYHNDNFSLRQPYDRVIRCLGFRFNFSIFDGSARPPSSEGARGQLPGVTAWYEGRGTPDLFVLGTAAHSRDYRSSAGGFIHGFRYTVRAVHRVLGLRYHSNPWPAIKLSSSQLQSWLLRRVNEASGPYQMFGXLGDIILLRGSHCEYLEEFPLQALPQFSSLSGHQLSKHGLLVLVLQYGLNRTDSLGPGRAESEWTRAWRSNFLHPVLYYYDKLPTEGHETPSCWLATATAQGSASHDRGLLD, from the exons ATGTCGGGCCAGAGTTTCAAG AGAGAATACATCATCTTGGAGAGGAACTGTGGGCCAGGGAGCTTCTTCAATAT ATACCCTCGACACAGGAAACTCATCAGCATCAACAAGATCTACACAGGGAGGCGGAACCGCGAGTTCAACCTTCGTCACGATTGGAACTCCCTCCTGAGTGACAGGCCCGACCTGCTGCTTCAGCGAGTCAGCCGGGAGCTCTACCCAGACGCAGACTCATTCCCCCGCTACCTCTCCATGTATGTGAAGGAGCTGGGGCTGAAGGTCCAGTATGGGGTGGACATCGGGAAGATCAGGGCCTTGGAGTCTGAATCACCTAGAGGCAGGGGATACATACTGACTGACCAGCGTGGACTGGACTATACATGCAG AGTCCTCCTGGTGTCCACAGGACTGTGGGATCCTCAGAAGGTCCAGTTTGAGGGCTCAGACCTGGTAGAGGGCTATGAGTCCATCCCTGTGGACCCAGAGGAGTATAAGGACCAGGCCGTGCTGATCCTGGGTAAGGGGAACTCAGCATTTGAAACAGCTCAGAGCATCCTGGGTCGGGCCAGCCGGATCCATCTCTACAGCCCGAGCCCGGTCCGCCTAGCCTGGCAGACACACTACGTCGGAGACGTCAG AGCTGTGAACAATGAGCTGCTAGACACGTACCAGCTAAAGTCCCTTGATGGGCTGGTGGAGGGAGGCCTTGAGGACATTGCTATCGTCAGAAATGGAGAGGATGAAAAGAAGCGCTCAGGCAGAAAGAAGAAGTGCAGATCCAGTGGGAAGGAAAAGCGTGGCAAGTTGTTCCTTACTCTATCTGAGCTTCTGGACAGTTTGGATGGGAAGAACAGTTCAAAGGTCACAGCGACAAACCTGCCTGTTTACCACAATGACAACTTCTCTCTCCGCCAGCCATATGATCGTGTGATCCGCTGCCTGGGGTTCCGGTTCAACTTCAGCATCTTTGATGG CTCGGCCCGCCCACCAAGCAGTGAGGGTGCCAGGGGGCAGTTGCCAGGGGTGACAGCCTGGTACGAGGGGCGGGGAACCCCAGACCTTTTTGTTCTGGGGACGGCAGCCCACTCAAGAGACTATCGCTCTTCTGCAGGGGGGTTCATCCATGGCTTCCGATACACAG TGCGTGCTGTACATAGAGTCCTTGGGCTGCGTTACCATAGCAACCCCTGGCCAGCAATCAAACTGTCAAGCAGTCAGCTGCAGTCCTGGCTGTTGAGGAGGGTCAATGAGGCCTCCGGACCATACCAAATGTTTG GACTTGGAGACATCATTTTACTGAGAGG CTCTCACTGTGAGTACCTGGAGGAGTTTCCCCTCCAGGCCCTGCCCCAGTTCTCTTCTCTGTCTGGCCACCAGCTCTCCAAGCACGGGCTGCTGGTTCTGGTTCTACAGTACGGGCTGAACCGCACAGACTCACTGGGCCCTGGCAGGGCAGAGTCAGAGTGGACACGTGCTTGGAGGTCCAACTTCCTCCACCCTGTTCTATACTACTACGACAAACTTCCCACTG AGGGACATGAGACACCGTCCTGTTGGCTGGCCACTGCCACGGCCCAAGGCAGTGCATCACATGATCGAGGACTTCTTGACTGA
- the LOC118365566 gene encoding HMG box-containing protein 4-like gives MAFEEIKKKGVVEVGMEGEVGLVAGRSQREKRRSYKDLLREEEEIAAQVRKSSKKRPKDSEPFLLGGDSHKKKKKHSEDYYYRDQQGSGPPPHKKKRKSSDHSPSLSSSSSSHPTDTAMGLLQAITSPMATGSDPSPHLHKKPSYPSFSSSHFSKDRKRDGSTGGSKGSHSSHSRPMSSSSSSKKHSSSKSSSLFHGGTGTPKGDPLNIREPDGLMMKLMVSPKEKAEGEGFPFPPHSSSSSKGGIKKEKDRDRKQLSKVPKKMQQSRDPLPVVGKEVEVEGNYGGGMGGDSSSSGGELEAGELVIDDSYKHLSKKKKKSKKSKKKKEKEKDREKDKGGREKKHSKGSGGDPSRGHTHTHGSANHSAAGGMYAMGAPIPTPILTHHHQSNEVAMMEKKKKKEEREREKHEKEKDKPKKKNTTAYQVFCKEYRVNINAEQPGLVFGELSKRLAEVWKQLPEKDKLVWKQKAQYLQHKQNKAEATTVKRKSSTDGVKSKGSMKGMGLGAGLVSPNRASVGVSLSPARVPDVDPIDAAAHLQLLGESLSLIGHRLQETEGMVAVSGSLSVLLDSILCALGPLTCLTAQIPQLNGCPRQVLSNTLDNIAYIMPGL, from the exons ATGGCTTTTGAGGAGATCAAGAAGAAAGGAGTAGTTG AGGTAGGGATGGAAGGGGAAGTGGGCCTTGTGGCTGGTCgcagtcagagagagaagaggagatcatACAAGGACCTgctcagagaggaggaggagattgcTGCACAGGTCCGCAAGTCCTCCAAGAAACGGCCCAAG GACTCAGAACCTTTCTTATTGGGAGGGGACTCccacaagaagaagaaaaagcaCAGTGAAGACTACTATTACAGAG ACCAGCAAGGCTCAGGCCCACCTCCCCACAAGAAGAAGCGAAAGTCGTCGGACCACTCCCCTTCCCTgtcctcctcgtcttcctcccATCCCACAGACACAGCCATGGGGCTCCTACAGGCCATCACCTCCCCTATGGCCACCGGCTCAGACCCGAGCCCACACCTGCACAAGAAGCCCTCCtacccctccttctcttcctcccactTCTCCAAAGACCGCAAACGTGATGGGAGCACCGGAGGAAGCAAAGGCAGCCACTCCTCTCATTCCCGCCCTatgtcctcatcctcctcttccaaaAAGCACTCCTCCTCCAAGTCGTCGTCTCTGTTCCAtggtggtaccggtacccctaAAGGAGATCCCCTGAACATACGTGAGCCGGATGGGCTGATGATGAAGCTCATGGTCTCACCTAAGGAGAAGGCCGAAGGAGAGGGCTTTCCcttccctccccactcctcctcatcctcaaAAGGGGGGATAAagaaggagaaggacagagaccgGAAGCAGCTCTCTAAAGTCCCCAAGAAGATGCAGCAGAGCCGAGATCCACTGCCTGTTGTGGGGAAGGAAGTGGAGGTGGAGG GGAACTACGGTGGGGGTATGGGGGGAGACAGCTCCTCCTCTGGGGGCGAACTGGAGGCAGGAGAGCTGGTGATAGACGACTCGTACAAGCATCTGtcaaagaaaaagaagaagagcaAGAAAAGCAAGAAgaaaaaggagaaagagaaggacagggagaaagacaaagGCGGGAGAGAGAAGAAGCACAGCAAAGGATCAGGAG GGGATCCATCGAGAGGCCACACCCATACCCATGGCTCAGCCAATCACTCTGCAGCTGGTGGAATGTATGCCATGGGGGCCCCGATCCCTACTCCCATCCTTACTCACCATCATCAAAGTAATGAAGTAGCAATgatggagaagaagaaaaagaaggaggagagggaaagggaaaagcACGAGAAGGAGAAAGATAAG ccCAAGAAGAAGAACACAACAGCGTACCAGGTGTTCTGTAAAGAGTACAGGGTCAACATCAATGCAGAGCAGCCGGGACTAG TGTTCGGGGAGCTGAGCAAAAGGTTGGCAGAGGTGTGGAAACAGCTCCCAGAAAAAGATAAACTG GTGTGGAAGCAGAAAGCTCAGTACCTGCAGCACAAGCAGAACAAAGCTGAGGCCACCACAGTCAAACGCAAGAGCTCCACAGATGGAGTCAAAAGCAAAG GCTCTATGAAGGGCATGGGGCTGGGAGCAGGGCTGGTGTCCCCCAACCGGGCGTCTGTGGGTGTGTCCCTGTCACCAGCACGGGTCCCTGATGTCGACCCCATCGATGCGGCTGCCCACCTGCAGTTACTGGGAGAGTCCCTGTCCCTCATCGGCCACCGATTACAGGAgacagag GGGATGGTGGCAGTGTCAGGCAGTCTCTCTGTACTGCTGGACTCCATCTTGTGTGCCCTTGGACCCCTGACCTGCCTCACAGCACAGATCCCCCAGCTCAACGGATGTCCCCGCCAAGTCTTG TCCAACACCTTGGACAATATTGCCTACATCATGCCAGGGCTGTGA